The following proteins come from a genomic window of Erpetoichthys calabaricus chromosome 18, fErpCal1.3, whole genome shotgun sequence:
- the LOC114668632 gene encoding apelin receptor A-like, with translation MDSEYLDDYYDNGSYCDYSEWQPSYTIIPVLYMLVFILGFSGNGVVIFTVWKSKSKRRAADTYIGNLALADLAFVATLPLWAVYTALGYHWPFGNALCKISSYLVLVNMYASVFCLTCLSFDRYLAIVHSLSSTRLRSRGTMLASLAIIWILAGTLALPTLLFRTTVMGDNNKTTCGLDFTIVTTDEQKESLWIAGLSLSSSMLGFLLPFLLTTGFYCFIGSTVTRHFQNLRKEDQKKRRLLKIITTLVVVFAFCWTPFHVFKTVDALSYLQLMPESCSFLRFILLAHPYATCLAYINSCLNPFLYAFFDLRFRSQCLCLLNLKKAVHGQISSLSSTMSAQTQKSEVQSLATKV, from the coding sequence ATGGACTCCGAGTACCTGGACGATTATTACGATAACGGCAGCTACTGCGACTACTCCGAATGGCAGCCGTCCTACACCATCATCCCAGTGCTCTACATGCTGGTTTTTATTCTGGGATTTTCTGGCAACGGCGTGGTCATTTTCACCGTCTGGAAGTCGAAGTCTAAGAGGAGGGCGGCGGACACTTACATCGGTAACCTGGCCCTGGCTGACCTGGCCTTTGTGGCCACTTTGCCCCTGTGGGCAGTCTACACGGCTCTCGGCTATCACTGGCCCTTTGGCAACGCCTTGTGCAAGATCAGCAGCTACTTGGTGCTGGTCAACATGTATGCCAGCGTCTTCTGCCTGACCTGCCTCAGTTTTGACCGCTACCTCGCCATCGTCCACTCGCTGTCCAGCACCCGCCTGCGCTCGCGGGGCACCATGCTGGCTTCCCTCGCCATCATTTGGATCCTAGCCGGGACCCTGGCACTGCCCACACTTCTCTTCAGGACGACCGTGATGGGTGACAACAACAAGACAACTTGCGGACTGGACTTCACCATTGTGACCACAGATGAGCAAAAAGAGAGCTTGTGGATCGCCGGCCTCAGCCTGTCGTCCTccatgctgggtttcctcctgccTTTCCTCCTCACCACGGGCTTTTACTGCTTCATCGGCAGCACCGTCACCCGACATTTCCAGAACCTGCGCAAAGAAGACCAGAAGAAGCGCAGGCTGCTCAAGATCATCACCACTTTGGTGGTGGTCTTTGCCTTCTGTTGGACCCCGTTCCACGTTTTCAAGACGGTCGATGCTCTCTCGTATCTTCAGCTGATGCCCGAGTCCTGCAGCTTCTTGCGCTTCATCCTCCTGGCGCACCCCTATGCCACCTGCCTGGCGTACATCAACAGCTGCCTCAACCCTTTCCTGTACGCCTTCTTCGACCTGCGCTTTCGCTCGCAGTGCCTGTGCCTCCTGAACCTGAAGAAGGCCGTGCACGGACAGATCAGCTCGCTGTCGTCCACCATGAGTGCGCAGACGCAGAAGTCCGAGGTGCAGTCGCTGGCGACCAAGGTGTAG